The following coding sequences lie in one Pontibacter sp. G13 genomic window:
- a CDS encoding succinate dehydrogenase/fumarate reductase iron-sulfur subunit, whose translation MKINLKVWRQKGPDAPGKLVDYALDNVSQDMSFLEMLDMLNEKLIVEGEEPVAFDHDCREGICGACGVVINGQAHGPNRRTTTCQLHMRSFNDGDEIYIEPWRARAFPIIKDLMVDRTAFDSIIQAGGFISANTGSAPDANEILVGKDVSDHAMNAAECIGCGACVASCKNASAMLFTAAKAEHLNTLPQGKPERNVRVQKMVLAMDEAGFGNCTNTGACEVQCPKGISITNIAAMNANYVRSMAGSEVKVTK comes from the coding sequence ATGAAGATAAATCTCAAAGTATGGCGCCAAAAAGGCCCAGACGCTCCGGGAAAGCTTGTTGACTACGCACTGGACAACGTTTCCCAAGACATGTCCTTCCTCGAAATGCTGGACATGCTCAACGAGAAACTGATCGTCGAAGGTGAGGAGCCCGTAGCATTTGACCACGACTGCCGTGAAGGTATCTGTGGAGCTTGTGGAGTCGTAATCAACGGACAGGCCCACGGCCCAAACCGTCGTACCACCACTTGCCAGTTGCACATGCGTAGCTTCAACGATGGAGACGAAATCTACATCGAGCCTTGGAGAGCGCGTGCATTCCCGATCATCAAGGACTTGATGGTGGACCGTACCGCATTTGATTCCATCATCCAAGCCGGTGGTTTCATCTCTGCCAACACGGGTTCTGCGCCTGACGCCAACGAAATCCTCGTCGGTAAGGACGTGTCCGACCATGCCATGAATGCCGCCGAATGTATCGGTTGTGGTGCATGCGTAGCTTCCTGCAAGAATGCCTCCGCCATGCTCTTCACCGCTGCCAAGGCTGAGCACCTCAATACGCTGCCTCAAGGTAAGCCTGAGCGCAACGTGCGTGTTCAGAAAATGGTTCTGGCCATGGACGAAGCTGGATTCGGTAACTGTACCAACACCGGTGCATGCGAAGTCCAGTGTCCAAAAGGCATCTCCATTACCAACATTGCCGCCATGAACGCCAACTATGTGCGCTCTATGGCAGGTTCCGAGGTGAAGGTGACCAAGTAA
- a CDS encoding M28 family peptidase — protein sequence MQTFFGWRTWGLTILFGILIHIPTKGQDHIQISPDAITGHLEFLKDPLLLDKATGGSGCRLTAAYLQSQLIEAGLTGGNSESSFLTSWPLNYQQFTQGTLSIGDVSFQYFDDYVLSGGSPKDTVVGELSFLGYGIREQGYDNLKDAEIQGQILMLIGGFPNDDRELPRHHMIRVMGDRSLKLRQQGAKMVLVVIPDQAFVEMQRYAVSNQQSAGFTSQFNPTVYLGEKAANRLLATHTDLTINQVRKLLAYEDKLPDLGLSGLPVKLAQEVEPDTLRSQHVLAKIEGKQPESPVLLLAHYDGSPDGEIPDNSAAVATMLEVASELEKLSEKQSPTRPIIIGFLSGNRQGNAGAKWLKAYLEPSNAPQAVLELSWIDGVDSLNLEPEQGASYLYVTGSDRHSQEMHLMNELFNQNQVRLKLDYRYNDPDDLTGLYQKGDGYLFAESEIPTILYATQNPWAPHPESDVPTRADILKMSKIGKLVAGLAWELANTPAPLERN from the coding sequence ATGCAGACATTCTTCGGGTGGCGAACCTGGGGCCTAACCATCCTATTCGGCATCCTCATCCATATTCCCACCAAGGGTCAGGATCACATCCAAATTTCCCCAGACGCGATCACCGGGCATCTGGAATTCCTGAAGGACCCACTCTTGCTGGACAAAGCGACTGGTGGAAGTGGTTGCAGACTGACAGCCGCCTACCTGCAATCCCAGCTCATCGAGGCGGGCCTGACAGGTGGAAACTCCGAATCCAGCTTCCTCACCTCTTGGCCACTCAACTACCAGCAGTTCACCCAAGGGACCCTGAGTATCGGCGATGTATCCTTCCAATACTTCGATGATTATGTACTCTCTGGCGGAAGTCCCAAGGATACCGTAGTAGGGGAACTTTCCTTTCTCGGCTATGGAATCCGGGAGCAGGGCTACGACAACCTCAAGGATGCGGAAATTCAGGGACAGATCTTGATGCTCATCGGGGGATTTCCGAATGACGATCGCGAATTGCCCCGCCACCACATGATTCGGGTCATGGGGGATCGCTCCCTCAAATTGAGGCAGCAAGGCGCCAAAATGGTGCTGGTGGTCATCCCTGACCAAGCCTTTGTGGAAATGCAGCGATATGCGGTCTCCAACCAGCAATCGGCGGGATTCACCTCTCAGTTCAATCCGACTGTCTATCTCGGCGAGAAAGCTGCCAATCGGCTCCTCGCCACGCATACAGACCTCACCATCAACCAAGTGCGCAAACTACTCGCATACGAGGACAAATTGCCCGATCTCGGCCTTTCAGGATTGCCAGTAAAGCTCGCCCAAGAAGTCGAGCCAGATACCCTGAGATCTCAGCATGTATTGGCCAAAATTGAAGGCAAACAGCCTGAATCACCCGTTTTGTTGCTGGCCCACTACGATGGAAGCCCTGACGGAGAAATCCCCGACAACTCTGCAGCAGTGGCGACGATGCTCGAAGTAGCTTCGGAATTGGAGAAACTTTCCGAGAAGCAATCCCCTACTCGCCCTATCATCATCGGGTTTTTGAGTGGAAATCGCCAAGGCAATGCAGGCGCCAAATGGCTCAAGGCCTATCTAGAGCCCTCGAACGCTCCACAAGCTGTGCTGGAGCTCAGTTGGATCGATGGGGTAGACTCATTGAATCTCGAGCCGGAGCAAGGCGCCAGCTATCTCTACGTGACCGGATCGGATCGGCATTCGCAGGAAATGCATCTGATGAACGAACTCTTCAACCAAAATCAGGTCAGACTGAAACTGGACTACCGGTACAATGATCCAGATGACCTTACCGGCCTGTATCAAAAAGGCGATGGATACCTGTTTGCGGAAAGCGAGATCCCAACGATCCTCTACGCCACCCAGAATCCGTGGGCGCCACATCCGGAAAGCGATGTCCCTACCCGAGCGGACATCCTCAAGATGAGCAAGATCGGCAAATTGGTGGCAGGGCTGGCGTGGGAGTTGGCGAATACCCCTGCGCCGCTTGAGCGAAACTGA
- a CDS encoding M28 family peptidase, with product MKRTLLTLLLAGGIGCSFAQDESPAELDPITRFSQTITEDDYRSHVYFLADDLLEGRETGERGMDLAALYIRTRFMGFGLKPLMSGDSYYQPYSLTKSEILSANLTIGKKKFSYGEDFLFMGGDVRSAFSGDYVFVGYGSTSESYNNLENLQLAGKIAVMMPGNPDNPSEGIRSKMMSAYSRAEALKSAGAKGVMIMLEDQLFKIMGRFASPQFLSVGDDEEPSSNMLFLSEETSATILKAGGFDMESMQARLKERADVSNLTFKKSTMAFEPNFDSERKVVNNVLGFLEGTDLKDEVLVITGHFDHIGINKNGEINNGADDDASGTSTVLELAQAFSIAAENGYRPRRSILFMTVSGEEKGLLGSGYYTDHPVIPLENTVANLNIDMIGRTDTQIKGTAKEGNYVFLIGSDKLSTDLHNISEAANEQYTGLDLDYKYNDENDPNRYYYRSDHYNFAKNNIPVIFYFTGTHEDYHKPTDDAHKIQYDQCVKIARLVFATAWELANRDQRIIVDKASQN from the coding sequence ATGAAACGTACCCTTCTAACGCTACTTCTAGCGGGGGGCATTGGATGCTCCTTTGCCCAAGACGAAAGCCCTGCCGAGCTTGATCCGATTACCCGCTTTTCTCAAACCATCACGGAAGATGACTACCGCTCCCATGTCTACTTTTTGGCTGACGATCTGCTCGAGGGCCGAGAAACAGGAGAGCGAGGAATGGATTTGGCCGCCCTGTACATCCGTACCCGATTCATGGGATTTGGCCTGAAGCCGCTCATGTCTGGCGATTCCTACTATCAGCCTTATTCACTGACCAAAAGCGAGATCCTTTCCGCCAACCTCACGATTGGCAAGAAGAAATTTTCCTATGGGGAAGATTTCCTCTTTATGGGCGGAGATGTACGCAGTGCCTTTTCTGGTGACTATGTATTCGTAGGCTATGGCTCCACTTCCGAATCCTACAACAACTTGGAGAACCTGCAATTGGCTGGCAAAATCGCCGTCATGATGCCCGGCAATCCCGACAATCCATCCGAAGGCATTCGCTCCAAAATGATGTCTGCATACTCTCGTGCAGAAGCCTTGAAAAGCGCTGGAGCCAAGGGAGTCATGATCATGCTGGAAGATCAGCTTTTCAAGATCATGGGTCGATTTGCGAGCCCTCAGTTCCTGTCCGTAGGCGACGATGAGGAACCCTCTAGCAACATGCTCTTCCTATCTGAGGAAACGAGCGCCACCATCCTGAAAGCTGGAGGCTTCGATATGGAGAGCATGCAGGCACGGCTCAAAGAGCGTGCAGATGTCTCCAATCTCACTTTCAAAAAATCGACCATGGCCTTCGAGCCGAATTTCGATAGCGAACGGAAAGTGGTCAATAATGTCTTGGGCTTCCTGGAAGGAACCGATCTCAAGGACGAGGTTCTGGTCATCACCGGACACTTCGACCACATCGGGATCAACAAAAATGGCGAAATCAACAACGGAGCCGACGATGATGCCTCAGGGACTTCCACAGTTCTGGAACTGGCACAGGCCTTCAGCATTGCCGCTGAAAACGGCTATCGTCCGCGCCGGAGCATCCTGTTCATGACTGTCAGTGGGGAAGAAAAAGGCTTGTTGGGCTCTGGGTACTACACCGATCATCCGGTGATCCCACTGGAGAACACCGTCGCCAACCTCAACATTGACATGATCGGCCGTACCGATACCCAGATCAAAGGTACCGCCAAAGAAGGCAACTATGTATTCCTGATTGGTTCAGACAAGCTCTCCACCGATCTCCACAATATCAGCGAGGCTGCGAATGAGCAGTACACCGGATTGGACCTCGACTACAAATACAATGACGAGAACGATCCCAACCGGTATTACTACCGCTCCGATCACTACAACTTCGCCAAGAACAACATCCCGGTCATCTTCTACTTCACCGGAACGCACGAAGACTACCACAAGCCGACCGACGATGCTCACAAGATCCAATACGATCAGTGCGTGAAGATCGCCCGACTGGTATTCGCGACTGCCTGGGAATTGGCCAACCGCGACCAGCGGATCATCGTGGACAAGGCGTCCCAGAATTAG
- the tpiA gene encoding triose-phosphate isomerase — translation MRKKIAAGNWKMNLSAEEAQTLASEVVNMFQDEYTGDAEVIFSPSYPYLSLVHHLVKDNPKVHLAAQNIHQEEKGAYTGEVSAQMLTSIGCSHVLIGHSERRQYFAEDNQLLAKKIDIALKHGLKPVYCIGETLDQREAGETLNVNTTQLSEGAFHLDAEAFGDLVIAYEPVWAIGTGKTASPEQAQEVHKAIRDAIAAKYGAEVADNTTILYGGSVKPANAETLFSQPDIDGGLVGGASLKSRDFTDIIKAL, via the coding sequence ATGCGTAAGAAGATCGCAGCTGGAAACTGGAAAATGAACCTCAGCGCTGAAGAAGCACAAACGCTCGCTAGCGAAGTGGTCAACATGTTCCAGGACGAATACACAGGAGACGCGGAAGTCATCTTTTCCCCCTCCTACCCTTACCTTTCTTTGGTACATCACTTGGTCAAGGACAACCCAAAGGTTCACTTGGCAGCTCAGAATATCCACCAGGAGGAAAAAGGCGCATACACCGGGGAAGTTTCTGCTCAAATGCTGACTTCTATCGGTTGCAGCCACGTATTGATCGGCCACTCCGAGCGCCGTCAGTACTTCGCCGAGGACAACCAATTGCTCGCCAAGAAGATCGACATCGCCCTCAAGCATGGCCTCAAGCCTGTTTACTGCATCGGCGAAACCCTCGATCAGCGCGAAGCAGGAGAGACCCTCAACGTCAACACCACTCAGCTGAGCGAAGGTGCTTTCCACTTGGACGCTGAAGCTTTCGGTGACTTGGTCATTGCATACGAACCCGTGTGGGCAATCGGAACTGGCAAAACCGCCTCTCCAGAGCAAGCTCAGGAAGTACACAAAGCCATCCGTGACGCGATTGCGGCGAAGTACGGAGCAGAGGTAGCTGACAACACCACCATCCTGTATGGCGGTAGTGTCAAGCCTGCGAATGCCGAGACCTTGTTCTCCCAACCAGATATCGACGGCGGTTTGGTAGGTGGTGCGAGCTTGAAGTCCCGCGACTTCACCGACATCATCAAGGCGCTCTAG
- a CDS encoding putative sugar nucleotidyl transferase codes for MAQFILFEDPAHFDLLPFTFTRPVCDIRSGIFTLRERWDLLLGQSSVPLVYDYLQVGFAAPDPTVSSVWINGKLVATPELVAIAQDLQPNSYLHHDGEVLMAQFAGQQLPEGHDGIITQAILEDLGLTAQSFSGTYEAIRFPEDIFQKNAQLLQADFPLAATQTPAGSLNDPHTRVYGADNIFVAEGAKVRAAILNAEDGPIFLGPGASITEGAIVTKNHAILTGSTVNMGAKLRGDSTIGPHCKVGGEVANSVLFGYANKGHEGYLGNSVLGHWCNLGADTNTSNLKNNYAEVRIWHYPTGRFRKTGTQFCGLMMGDHSKAGINTMFNTGTVVGVSANIFGAGYPRNFIPSFSWGGAGSISSYRLNKALEVAEIVMKRRKIDLSEADKQIMASIVELTAQHRRWEKQPVGNDA; via the coding sequence ATGGCGCAATTTATCCTGTTCGAAGACCCTGCTCACTTCGACCTGCTTCCTTTTACCTTCACTCGACCGGTATGCGATATCCGCTCCGGAATCTTCACCCTCCGCGAACGATGGGACCTTTTGTTGGGTCAATCCTCCGTTCCGTTGGTATATGACTACCTACAGGTGGGATTCGCTGCACCGGACCCGACCGTTTCGAGTGTCTGGATCAATGGAAAGCTGGTTGCCACCCCCGAATTGGTGGCCATTGCTCAAGATCTCCAACCAAACTCCTACCTCCATCACGATGGGGAAGTATTGATGGCGCAATTTGCCGGCCAACAACTTCCTGAAGGACATGATGGAATCATCACACAGGCCATCCTCGAAGATTTGGGCCTCACCGCCCAGTCATTCTCCGGAACCTATGAAGCCATCCGGTTCCCCGAGGATATCTTCCAGAAAAATGCCCAGCTTCTCCAAGCGGACTTTCCACTGGCAGCAACCCAGACTCCGGCTGGTTCATTGAATGATCCACATACACGGGTTTATGGTGCTGACAATATTTTCGTGGCCGAGGGGGCAAAAGTACGTGCCGCCATCCTCAATGCAGAAGATGGCCCCATCTTCTTGGGACCCGGTGCCAGCATTACCGAAGGGGCGATTGTCACCAAAAATCACGCGATCCTGACAGGCTCGACGGTGAACATGGGCGCCAAGCTTCGCGGAGATTCCACCATCGGACCTCATTGCAAAGTGGGCGGAGAAGTGGCCAATTCAGTCCTCTTTGGCTATGCCAACAAGGGACATGAAGGCTATCTCGGAAACAGCGTACTGGGCCACTGGTGCAACTTGGGAGCGGATACCAACACCTCCAACCTCAAGAACAACTATGCAGAGGTCCGTATCTGGCATTATCCGACCGGACGATTTCGCAAAACCGGCACCCAGTTCTGCGGCCTGATGATGGGCGACCACAGCAAGGCCGGGATCAATACCATGTTCAATACCGGGACGGTCGTAGGGGTTTCCGCCAACATTTTCGGGGCGGGATATCCTCGCAATTTCATTCCTTCATTTTCATGGGGAGGGGCAGGCAGCATTTCCAGCTACCGCCTCAACAAGGCACTGGAAGTAGCCGAGATCGTCATGAAACGTAGGAAAATCGATCTCAGCGAGGCAGACAAGCAGATCATGGCTTCCATCGTGGAGCTCACGGCCCAACATCGTCGCTGGGAAAAGCAACCTGTAGGCAATGATGCCTAA
- a CDS encoding type B 50S ribosomal protein L31: MKKDIHPEYREVIFKDISTEYAFKTKSTIQTKDSITWEDGQEYPLVKVEISSDSHPFFTGKQKLVDTAGRVDRFYSRYGGKFKKKEA, encoded by the coding sequence ATGAAGAAAGACATACATCCCGAGTACAGAGAGGTCATCTTCAAGGATATTTCTACCGAGTATGCCTTCAAGACCAAATCGACTATCCAAACCAAGGATTCGATCACATGGGAAGACGGCCAAGAATATCCTTTGGTGAAAGTGGAGATTTCAAGCGATTCTCATCCATTCTTCACAGGCAAGCAGAAACTTGTTGACACCGCAGGACGGGTAGACCGTTTCTACAGCCGTTACGGTGGCAAGTTCAAGAAGAAAGAAGCTTAA
- a CDS encoding class I SAM-dependent methyltransferase: protein MHLLSDDLLQRSTVVANNTMNRQRKLVGVNSYEKEIGFQISDYLLNRCQLEESVFWLDLCCGEGNAPIQLARSLQGKPEAEQIHIVGLDLVGMFSDFAQVDHPTLSLVETDFESWQTTQKFDLITCIHGLHYIGDKLGAIQKIASLLKPDGRFVGNLSFENLLDEAGNLLKKPLLNDWKTLGWSYRPRRRLLEIPGNTAYSPNFTYLGADDQAGPNYTGQPVVHSIYLQIN from the coding sequence ATGCACCTCCTTTCCGACGACTTGCTACAACGATCTACCGTCGTGGCCAACAACACCATGAACCGGCAGCGTAAGCTCGTCGGGGTGAATAGCTACGAAAAAGAGATTGGGTTTCAGATCTCGGATTACTTGCTGAATCGGTGCCAATTGGAAGAATCGGTTTTCTGGCTGGACCTCTGCTGCGGGGAGGGAAATGCCCCCATCCAGCTAGCGAGGTCATTGCAAGGCAAGCCCGAGGCCGAGCAAATTCACATAGTGGGTCTGGACTTGGTGGGAATGTTCTCGGATTTCGCACAGGTTGACCATCCTACCCTATCCTTGGTCGAGACGGATTTCGAATCATGGCAAACCACCCAGAAATTTGACCTGATCACGTGCATTCATGGATTGCATTATATCGGAGACAAGCTTGGAGCCATTCAGAAAATCGCTTCCCTCCTCAAACCTGATGGCCGTTTCGTGGGAAACCTATCTTTCGAGAATCTCCTCGACGAAGCTGGAAATCTCCTCAAAAAGCCGCTTCTGAACGATTGGAAAACTTTGGGATGGTCTTATCGCCCCAGAAGACGATTGCTGGAAATTCCCGGCAATACGGCTTATTCCCCCAATTTCACCTATCTCGGAGCAGATGATCAAGCAGGGCCCAATTATACGGGGCAGCCAGTGGTGCATTCGATTTACCTTCAAATAAATTAA
- a CDS encoding GIN domain-containing protein produces the protein MKSHLFLTVFIVSAVLFASSCGDSNSNCEAGSGAAEDFVLDFTALSGVENQTSIDVLIQESDSQTVILRTQPNLVDNFEFRVVDGILIVDIEDCIRDHDSEVILSLNQPLSEVRLSGSGSIFSQGSLSGADQVLIASSGSGSINVELAVTQALQATTSGSGNTSILAQTITSLSTASSGSGNLELEVTDPIESIESSISGSGDLSIQGSAQTHQLQISGSGDFDGYDLSTFDHELEMRASGSAQVRSSGGTLDVSISGSGDVRYRGTPGNIVSDITGSGRLIDDN, from the coding sequence ATGAAATCTCACCTTTTCCTGACGGTATTCATCGTATCTGCGGTTCTATTCGCTTCTAGCTGCGGAGACTCGAATTCCAATTGTGAAGCAGGCTCCGGCGCTGCAGAGGATTTTGTACTCGACTTCACAGCGCTTTCCGGCGTGGAAAATCAAACCAGCATAGATGTGTTGATTCAGGAGTCCGATTCCCAAACAGTCATACTCCGCACGCAACCCAATTTGGTGGACAATTTCGAGTTTCGGGTGGTGGATGGAATTTTGATTGTAGATATCGAAGACTGTATTCGGGATCATGATTCAGAGGTCATCTTGAGCTTGAATCAGCCGCTTTCCGAGGTTCGGCTGTCTGGTTCTGGCAGTATCTTCAGCCAAGGAAGTTTATCAGGAGCCGATCAAGTCCTCATCGCGTCTTCGGGCTCGGGATCCATCAATGTGGAATTGGCAGTCACTCAGGCATTACAGGCAACCACCAGCGGCTCCGGCAACACCTCGATTTTGGCACAAACCATCACGAGTCTCTCCACAGCTAGCTCTGGTTCCGGAAACCTTGAATTGGAGGTTACGGATCCCATCGAAAGCATCGAGAGCAGCATTTCGGGCAGTGGCGACCTCTCCATCCAAGGTTCAGCCCAGACTCACCAACTCCAGATTTCGGGAAGCGGAGATTTTGACGGGTACGACCTCAGTACCTTTGACCACGAATTGGAAATGCGGGCCTCCGGTTCTGCACAGGTGAGATCCAGCGGGGGCACACTCGATGTATCCATTTCCGGGTCAGGAGATGTACGCTATCGAGGGACACCCGGAAATATCGTTTCTGATATCACCGGATCTGGCCGATTAATCGACGATAATTGA
- a CDS encoding adenylate/guanylate cyclase domain-containing protein, whose protein sequence is MRIFCCQMLLMVLGMGLFAQSPPASPPEIHPEAFPGMDHDLILRNTPQILFEQLCKEISEDSGSGAELGGKYLLYARAAFQLGRYDDCLDASRHARFFYHQVHDSLGASFARHLEGRVHGRWGNYSKALELQRSAMDYFAKSGHLKGIALCQYWIGITHENLGRYHTARTYYSGAMGIAQVLKDSLLQANILNHEGRAWRKERQLDNALSAHEKSYALYVALNDQVGISDYHNNLGSIFRRKGELNTALAHFLKALEIQEELNDIEGITDGTIDIGRTYLQMGAFQSSRNYLERALVMAQKVRLKDDVRYAHQVMSHLYDSLNDYRRSLYHYRQMVDIRDSLRNEQTLNQIDQLRQDQEIQRQRAQMAQFKLQQEIRANRTQQMVQMLILGLIFILLVLGGILWRLRLQRRHNSMLTETNDQLKVEQEKSDALLLNILPAEIAKELREKPQDGVRARNHEEVSVLFCDFEGFSQIAEQLTPEQLVDQLHRCFEGLDRIVEEYKLEKIKTIGDAYMCASGIPSRHERAAVDIVRAALDMQVWLEWLNRERAEAGMPLFRGRIGIHTGPVIAGVVGIRKFAYDIWGDTVNIASRMESSGTPGKVNISESTYELVKNHFICTHRGKILAKNKGEIDMYFVEEPVPAYQAL, encoded by the coding sequence ATGCGCATCTTTTGCTGCCAAATGCTGTTGATGGTGCTGGGAATGGGGCTTTTCGCCCAATCTCCACCCGCTTCTCCTCCTGAAATCCATCCCGAAGCTTTTCCGGGAATGGACCATGATCTCATTCTCCGCAATACCCCACAGATCCTATTTGAGCAGCTCTGCAAGGAAATCAGTGAAGATTCAGGCAGTGGCGCTGAGCTTGGTGGCAAATACCTTCTATATGCTCGTGCGGCCTTCCAGCTTGGTCGATATGATGACTGCTTGGATGCCAGTAGGCATGCCCGATTCTTCTACCATCAGGTGCATGATTCTTTGGGGGCATCATTTGCCCGCCACTTGGAAGGACGTGTCCACGGACGATGGGGCAACTATTCCAAGGCGCTGGAGCTACAGCGAAGTGCCATGGATTACTTCGCCAAGTCAGGGCACCTCAAGGGGATTGCGTTGTGCCAATATTGGATCGGCATTACGCATGAGAATCTGGGGCGGTACCACACAGCCCGGACTTATTATTCGGGGGCTATGGGGATTGCCCAAGTCCTGAAAGACTCCCTGCTACAGGCTAATATCCTCAATCATGAGGGGCGTGCTTGGCGCAAGGAAAGGCAGCTGGATAACGCCTTGTCTGCACATGAAAAATCCTATGCACTCTATGTGGCGCTGAATGATCAGGTGGGAATCTCAGATTACCACAACAATTTGGGGAGTATTTTCCGCAGAAAGGGAGAGCTCAATACGGCATTGGCACATTTCCTCAAAGCATTGGAAATACAGGAAGAACTCAACGATATCGAGGGGATTACCGATGGCACCATTGATATTGGTCGGACCTATCTTCAAATGGGTGCCTTTCAGAGCTCCCGCAATTACTTGGAGCGGGCACTGGTCATGGCCCAGAAGGTCAGGCTGAAGGACGATGTGCGATACGCCCACCAAGTGATGTCCCATCTGTATGACAGTCTCAACGATTATCGGAGAAGTCTTTACCACTATCGGCAGATGGTGGATATCCGAGATTCGCTGCGAAATGAACAGACCCTCAATCAGATAGATCAGCTCCGCCAAGATCAAGAAATCCAGCGCCAGCGCGCACAAATGGCGCAATTCAAGCTCCAGCAGGAGATTCGGGCCAACAGGACTCAGCAGATGGTCCAAATGCTCATTTTGGGGCTGATATTCATATTGTTGGTGCTAGGTGGGATTCTCTGGCGTTTGCGACTCCAACGGCGGCACAATTCCATGTTGACTGAAACCAACGATCAGCTCAAGGTGGAGCAGGAAAAATCCGACGCATTGCTATTGAATATTCTGCCCGCGGAAATCGCCAAGGAGCTTCGGGAAAAGCCACAAGATGGCGTACGTGCCCGAAATCACGAGGAGGTCTCGGTCCTGTTCTGCGATTTTGAGGGATTCAGTCAGATTGCCGAGCAATTGACGCCTGAACAACTCGTAGATCAATTGCACCGCTGTTTTGAGGGACTTGACAGAATTGTGGAGGAGTACAAGTTGGAGAAAATCAAGACCATCGGAGATGCCTATATGTGCGCCTCGGGGATTCCTTCAAGACATGAACGGGCAGCTGTAGATATCGTCCGTGCAGCTTTGGATATGCAGGTTTGGCTGGAATGGCTCAACCGGGAACGCGCCGAAGCTGGGATGCCATTATTCAGAGGTCGCATCGGAATTCATACCGGTCCGGTAATCGCTGGAGTGGTGGGTATCCGGAAATTTGCCTACGACATCTGGGGAGATACAGTAAACATCGCCTCCCGGATGGAAAGTTCAGGGACCCCGGGAAAAGTCAATATCTCTGAAAGTACCTACGAACTCGTCAAAAATCACTTCATCTGCACCCACCGCGGCAAGATCCTCGCCAAGAATAAGGGGGAAATCGACATGTACTTCGTCGAGGAGCCCGTTCCCGCATATCAAGCTCTTTAG
- a CDS encoding head GIN domain-containing protein, whose protein sequence is MKFNIRLTLFAIFAMLATTGCEDLNICEAGEGFPEDFPLEVSEFNGIDLSSDADVTIVYGEVQSVVLRTQPNLAEKFEVEVRDGVLSISNQGCIRNHDTEVFVTITQPLATANISGSGDIVGQELIPAADEAEMNISGSGSIDLILDKMSLLQTKISGSGDLRVAANPEMLESNISGSGTMKIIGEAVQHQCTITGSGDFFGYDLSARDNDLEIRGSGSAQVFVAGGILDVTISGSGDVFYRGTPASINAAIDGSGTLTEDN, encoded by the coding sequence ATGAAGTTCAACATTCGTTTGACCCTTTTCGCCATCTTCGCCATGCTGGCGACCACCGGTTGTGAAGACCTCAACATCTGTGAAGCCGGAGAAGGATTTCCAGAAGATTTTCCACTGGAAGTATCTGAATTCAACGGAATCGATCTCTCTTCCGATGCCGACGTAACCATCGTCTACGGGGAGGTTCAGTCTGTCGTGCTGAGAACACAGCCCAACTTGGCTGAGAAATTTGAAGTGGAAGTCCGTGACGGCGTCCTCTCAATCTCCAACCAAGGCTGTATCCGCAACCACGATACGGAAGTATTCGTGACCATCACCCAGCCGCTTGCTACTGCCAATATTTCTGGCTCTGGCGACATCGTGGGACAGGAATTGATACCTGCTGCCGACGAGGCTGAAATGAACATCTCTGGATCTGGTTCCATCGACTTGATCCTAGACAAGATGAGCTTGCTTCAAACCAAAATCTCCGGATCTGGAGACTTGCGGGTAGCAGCCAATCCTGAAATGCTCGAATCCAACATCAGCGGTAGCGGCACCATGAAAATCATCGGTGAAGCAGTTCAGCACCAATGCACCATCACTGGCTCTGGAGACTTCTTTGGATACGACTTGAGTGCTCGCGACAACGACTTGGAAATCCGCGGATCAGGTTCTGCGCAGGTATTCGTCGCCGGTGGAATCTTGGACGTTACTATCTCTGGTTCTGGAGATGTATTCTACCGAGGTACCCCTGCGAGCATCAATGCTGCCATCGATGGATCAGGAACATTGACTGAAGACAACTAG